A genome region from Halorussus pelagicus includes the following:
- a CDS encoding NAD-dependent epimerase/dehydratase family protein — translation MDTALVIGGTRFIGRHLVSELRDHDYDVTIFNRGNHDNPFADAEGVTHYEGDRSNETALEQARREVDPDAVFDCVAYKPREVRAATEIFSDADAYVYISSGDAYGNEEIPKREDETELRPCTREQATDDSGDTYGNRKAEGDRAIEAAAERGVNAYSVRPCIVYGPHDYTERLDYWIDRVANYDRVVVPGDGDNVWHRAYVEDVASALRVVAEEGTPGESYNVGDRRVVTIDEMLNLIADALDTDLEIVHAGERELAAADLSSDDFVLYRDYPHVLDTDKLASLGWDSTPLPAAMATTVEEHLDSDRDGSEYDPGREAEERVLGVLDTL, via the coding sequence ATGGACACCGCACTCGTCATCGGCGGCACCCGGTTCATCGGCCGCCACCTCGTCTCGGAACTGCGCGACCACGACTACGACGTGACGATTTTCAACCGCGGGAACCACGACAACCCCTTCGCCGACGCGGAGGGCGTCACCCACTACGAGGGCGACCGGAGCAACGAGACCGCGCTCGAACAGGCCCGCCGTGAGGTGGACCCCGACGCTGTCTTCGACTGCGTGGCCTACAAGCCCCGAGAAGTTCGGGCCGCGACGGAGATATTCTCGGACGCCGACGCCTACGTCTACATCTCGTCGGGCGACGCCTACGGCAACGAGGAGATTCCCAAGCGCGAGGACGAGACCGAACTCCGGCCCTGCACGCGAGAGCAGGCGACCGACGACTCGGGTGACACCTACGGCAACCGGAAGGCCGAGGGCGACCGCGCAATCGAGGCGGCCGCCGAGCGCGGCGTGAACGCCTACAGCGTCCGGCCCTGCATCGTCTACGGTCCCCACGACTACACCGAGCGACTGGACTACTGGATAGATAGAGTTGCGAACTACGACCGCGTGGTCGTCCCCGGCGACGGCGACAACGTCTGGCACCGCGCCTACGTCGAGGACGTGGCGAGCGCGCTCCGGGTCGTCGCCGAGGAGGGGACGCCCGGCGAGTCCTACAACGTCGGCGACCGCCGCGTCGTGACGATAGACGAGATGCTGAACCTCATCGCCGACGCCCTCGATACGGACCTCGAAATCGTTCACGCTGGCGAGCGCGAACTCGCGGCCGCGGACCTCTCGTCCGACGACTTCGTGCTATATCGGGATTATCCGCACGTCCTCGACACCGACAAACTGGCGAGTCTCGGATGGGACTCGACGCCGCTCCCGGCGGCGATGGCGACGACTGTCGAGGAACACCTCGACAGCGACCGCGACGGGAGCGAGTACGACCCCGGACGCGAGGCCGAAGAGCGCGTGCTGGGCGTGCTGGACACGCTCTGA
- a CDS encoding NAD(P)-dependent glycerol-1-phosphate dehydrogenase, which yields MFDKTTWIRLPRNVLVGHGVLDQTVEAVSELHLHGRPLVVTSPTPRQIAAERVAADFEDAGENPAVVEIAEASFEAVQEVIAVAEEVDAGYLVGVGGGKAIDIAKMASHDLGRGFVSVPTAASHDGIVSGRGSVPEGDTRHSVAAEPPLAVVADTEILADAPWELTTAGCADIISNYTAIKDWRLANRLQNVEYHHYAAALAEMTAEMLVDNADSIKQGLEESAWVVVKALVSSGVAMSIADSSRPASGAEHLFSHQLDRMVPDAALHGHQVGVGTIVAEYLHGGNWQGVRDALATIGAPTTAAQLGIDDETVVAALTAAHEIRDRYTILGNGMSEAAAYEAVETTGVI from the coding sequence ATGTTCGACAAAACGACGTGGATTCGCCTGCCGCGGAACGTGCTGGTGGGCCACGGCGTCCTCGACCAGACCGTCGAGGCGGTCTCGGAACTCCACCTGCACGGGCGGCCGCTGGTCGTCACCAGCCCCACGCCCCGGCAGATCGCCGCCGAGCGCGTCGCCGCCGACTTCGAGGACGCGGGCGAGAACCCCGCGGTGGTCGAAATCGCGGAGGCGAGTTTCGAGGCGGTCCAAGAGGTCATCGCCGTCGCCGAGGAAGTCGATGCGGGCTACCTCGTCGGCGTCGGCGGCGGGAAGGCCATCGACATCGCCAAGATGGCGAGCCACGACCTCGGCCGGGGGTTCGTCTCGGTTCCGACTGCGGCGAGCCACGACGGCATCGTCTCGGGCCGCGGGTCGGTCCCCGAGGGCGATACGCGCCACAGCGTCGCCGCGGAGCCACCGCTGGCGGTCGTCGCCGACACCGAGATTCTGGCGGACGCGCCGTGGGAACTCACCACGGCCGGATGCGCCGACATCATCAGCAACTACACCGCCATCAAGGACTGGCGGCTGGCAAACCGGCTTCAGAACGTGGAGTACCACCACTACGCCGCGGCGCTCGCCGAGATGACTGCCGAGATGCTGGTGGACAACGCCGACTCCATCAAGCAGGGACTCGAAGAGTCCGCGTGGGTCGTCGTCAAGGCACTGGTCTCCTCGGGCGTGGCGATGTCCATCGCCGACTCCTCGCGGCCCGCCTCCGGCGCGGAACACCTCTTTTCCCATCAGTTGGACCGGATGGTCCCCGACGCCGCGCTTCACGGCCATCAGGTCGGCGTCGGCACAATCGTCGCGGAGTATCTCCACGGCGGCAACTGGCAGGGCGTCCGCGACGCGCTGGCGACCATCGGCGCGCCGACCACGGCCGCACAACTGGGCATCGACGACGAGACGGTCGTTGCGGCGCTGACCGCCGCCCACGAGATTCGGGACCGCTACACGATTCTGGGCAACGGAATGAGCGAAGCGGCCGCCTACGAGGCCGTCGAGACGACCGGCGTTATCTGA
- a CDS encoding DoxX family protein — protein sequence MSPSDSESADSVAETAEQNQESASSKNVETHSSSFKLARVLFGGVLAFTAIDNFRELDDMIAYAESEGAPMADRSVPAISGSLLFGGLGVAAWKLPRLAAGAVATFLVAITPVMHDFWAKEDDQEKEQHMIHFLKNTALLGGALAFLRVAEDE from the coding sequence ATGTCACCATCTGACAGCGAATCGGCCGATAGCGTCGCTGAAACCGCAGAACAGAACCAAGAGAGCGCGAGTAGCAAGAACGTCGAGACTCACTCCTCGTCGTTCAAACTCGCTCGCGTCCTGTTCGGCGGCGTACTGGCGTTCACGGCGATAGACAACTTCCGGGAGCTAGACGACATGATCGCCTACGCCGAGAGCGAGGGCGCACCGATGGCCGACCGGTCGGTCCCGGCCATCAGCGGAAGCCTGCTGTTCGGCGGTCTCGGCGTCGCCGCGTGGAAACTCCCCCGACTCGCGGCCGGAGCGGTCGCCACCTTCCTCGTAGCCATCACGCCGGTCATGCACGACTTCTGGGCGAAAGAGGACGACCAAGAGAAAGAACAGCACATGATTCACTTCCTGAAAAACACCGCCCTGCTCGGCGGTGCGCTCGCGTTCCTCCGCGTCGCAGAGGACGAGTAA
- a CDS encoding ABC transporter permease subunit encodes MSLRAVVSKDFKDVRRAKLLWFVGGIYTLFAALFFYTGSTGQDPSVLRQLWNMSGLAILFIPLVALVAAYLAVAGERESGSIKFLLSIPNRRRDVVFGKFLSRAGLVCGAITVAFAVGAALTAALYPALELATFARVVALVLYFALAYVAVAIGISALTASRSRAMAGSVGYFFVFNILWIQGSAFSVVGALRFVFEDTLGVALSQNTEAFVQSLSPAAAYLQSLRLAFPEGYRDIPPADPSTPFYLEAEFSLVILGAWILLPLLVGYLRFERTDLG; translated from the coding sequence ATGAGTCTCCGCGCCGTTGTCAGCAAGGACTTCAAGGACGTTCGCCGCGCGAAACTCCTCTGGTTTGTCGGGGGCATCTACACGCTGTTCGCCGCGCTGTTCTTCTACACCGGCAGTACGGGTCAGGACCCCTCGGTCCTGCGACAGCTCTGGAACATGTCGGGGCTGGCCATCCTGTTCATCCCCTTAGTCGCGCTGGTGGCGGCCTACCTCGCCGTCGCTGGCGAGCGCGAGTCGGGAAGCATCAAGTTCCTGCTGTCGATTCCGAACCGTCGCCGCGACGTGGTGTTCGGCAAGTTCCTCTCGCGGGCCGGACTGGTCTGTGGCGCGATTACGGTGGCGTTCGCCGTCGGCGCGGCGCTGACCGCGGCGCTCTACCCCGCTCTCGAACTCGCAACGTTCGCTCGGGTCGTCGCGCTCGTCCTCTACTTCGCGCTGGCGTACGTCGCCGTCGCCATCGGTATCTCGGCGCTGACCGCCTCGCGCTCGCGGGCGATGGCCGGGTCGGTCGGCTACTTCTTCGTGTTCAACATCCTCTGGATTCAGGGGTCGGCGTTCTCGGTCGTCGGCGCGCTCCGGTTCGTCTTCGAGGACACGCTGGGAGTCGCGCTCTCGCAAAACACCGAGGCGTTCGTCCAGTCGCTGAGTCCCGCGGCGGCGTACCTCCAATCGCTCCGACTGGCGTTCCCCGAGGGCTACCGTGACATTCCGCCCGCGGACCCCTCGACGCCGTTCTACCTCGAAGCCGAGTTCTCGCTCGTCATTCTGGGCGCGTGGATTCTGTTGCCCCTACTGGTGGGCTACCTGCGCTTCGAGCGGACCGACCTCGGGTAG
- a CDS encoding ABC transporter ATP-binding protein → MPAIETRGLTKRFGADVVAVDSLDLTVESGEIFGFLGPNGAGKSTTINLLLDFIRPSEGSAEVLGHDAQRETQAIRERVGVLPEGATLYDRLTGREHVEWVSQTKGADADPDAILDRVGLGREDRQRRAGGYSKGMGQRLALGMALVGDPDLLILDEPSSGLDPNGIQEMRELLREEADRGTTVFFSSHILPQVEAVCDRVGIMSNGRLVAEDTIAGLRESTGGTSQITATVDRVPEGFDSTALADLGGVERASVEGTDVTAVCSDPGAKMTVLKRIDEETTVRDIHSEESSLEDLFNQYTATNPGDGTGATGSEAHETDAEPEDASEVTA, encoded by the coding sequence ATGCCCGCGATAGAGACTCGCGGACTGACCAAACGGTTCGGCGCGGACGTGGTCGCCGTCGATTCGCTCGACCTGACCGTCGAGTCCGGCGAGATATTCGGCTTCCTCGGGCCGAACGGCGCGGGCAAGTCCACGACCATCAACCTCCTGCTGGACTTCATCCGGCCGAGCGAGGGGTCCGCGGAGGTGCTGGGCCACGACGCTCAGCGCGAAACTCAAGCCATCCGCGAGCGCGTCGGCGTCCTCCCCGAGGGCGCGACCCTCTACGACCGACTCACCGGCCGCGAACACGTCGAGTGGGTCTCCCAGACCAAGGGCGCGGACGCCGACCCCGACGCGATTCTCGACCGGGTGGGTCTCGGCCGCGAGGACCGCCAGCGACGCGCTGGCGGGTACTCAAAGGGAATGGGCCAGCGCCTCGCGCTCGGGATGGCGCTGGTCGGCGACCCCGACCTGCTGATTCTGGACGAACCCTCCTCGGGACTCGACCCCAACGGGATTCAGGAGATGCGCGAACTGCTCCGCGAGGAGGCCGACCGGGGAACGACCGTCTTTTTCTCCAGTCACATCCTGCCGCAGGTCGAGGCGGTCTGTGACCGCGTGGGCATCATGAGCAACGGCCGCCTCGTCGCCGAGGACACCATCGCGGGTCTCCGGGAATCGACCGGCGGAACCAGCCAGATTACCGCCACCGTGGACCGCGTGCCCGAGGGCTTCGACTCAACCGCACTCGCGGACCTCGGGGGCGTCGAGCGCGCGAGCGTCGAGGGAACCGACGTGACCGCGGTCTGCTCGGACCCCGGCGCGAAGATGACCGTCCTCAAGCGCATCGACGAGGAAACGACGGTTCGGGACATCCACTCCGAGGAGTCGTCGCTCGAAGACCTGTTCAACCAGTACACCGCGACTAACCCCGGCGACGGAACCGGCGCGACCGGGAGCGAGGCGCATGAAACCGACGCCGAACCCGAAGACGCCTCGGAGGTGACGGCATGA
- a CDS encoding S9 family peptidase, with protein MPTYDFERYLNVRSARVPTFGPNGELAFLLNTTGVPQVWRLDEPGEWPQQLTFEEEEVSFADWSPERDELVFGMDQGGDERTQLFRLDADGETVTPLTDMPEAIHHWGEWNSDGSRFAFTSNRRDESVFDVYVQGRDECGDDAEMVYEGDGWLTVAGWSPEGNRLAVTEMHSSFDYDVYVLDLATGDLDCVTPHGGDVRYQSVNWGPDGDALYLRTDEGADTMYLARLDLETGALETVASGGEWNVESVTVDEDTGRFVFGRNVDGYTDLTVGELTGETEFETFPTPDLPKAVTGTGVFDRDAERVAFGVTGSAENTNVSVVDVESGETERWTDAATAGLPKESFVEPELVRYETFDDDESGERREIPAFFSVPEDATPGETPVIVDIHGGPESQRRPTFHPVKQYFLNRGYAYFEPNVRGSTGYGTAYTHLDDVEKRMDSVRDIAEGVEWLHDRPEIDPERVVAFGGSYGGFMVLAALTEYPDLWAAGVDVVGIANFVTFLENTGDWRREHREAEYGSLADDREFLESISPTNNVENIRAPLLVLHGANDPRVPVGEAEQIAETAAEQGVPVEKLIFEDEGHGFTKLENRIEAYTTVADFLGKHV; from the coding sequence ATGCCAACGTACGATTTCGAGCGCTATCTCAACGTCCGGAGCGCGAGGGTCCCGACGTTCGGTCCTAACGGGGAACTCGCGTTCCTGCTGAATACGACAGGCGTACCGCAGGTATGGCGACTCGACGAACCCGGCGAGTGGCCCCAGCAACTCACCTTCGAGGAGGAGGAAGTCAGCTTCGCGGACTGGTCGCCCGAGCGTGACGAACTCGTCTTCGGGATGGACCAGGGCGGCGACGAGCGCACCCAACTGTTCCGACTCGACGCCGACGGCGAGACCGTCACGCCGCTGACCGACATGCCCGAGGCCATCCACCACTGGGGCGAGTGGAACTCGGACGGGTCGAGGTTCGCGTTCACGTCGAACCGGCGCGACGAGTCGGTTTTCGACGTGTACGTGCAGGGCCGCGACGAGTGCGGCGACGACGCCGAGATGGTCTACGAGGGCGACGGTTGGCTCACGGTCGCGGGGTGGAGTCCCGAGGGGAACCGCCTCGCCGTCACCGAGATGCACTCCAGTTTCGACTACGACGTGTACGTCCTCGACCTCGCTACCGGCGACCTCGATTGCGTGACGCCCCACGGGGGCGACGTTCGCTATCAGTCGGTTAACTGGGGTCCCGACGGCGACGCGCTCTACCTGCGCACCGACGAGGGTGCCGATACGATGTACCTCGCGCGTCTCGACCTCGAAACCGGAGCGTTGGAGACGGTCGCCTCGGGCGGGGAGTGGAACGTCGAGAGCGTCACCGTGGACGAGGACACCGGTCGGTTCGTCTTCGGTCGAAACGTAGACGGCTACACCGACCTCACGGTCGGCGAACTCACCGGCGAGACCGAGTTCGAGACGTTCCCCACGCCCGACCTCCCGAAAGCCGTCACCGGCACCGGGGTCTTCGACCGCGACGCCGAGCGGGTGGCGTTCGGCGTCACGGGAAGCGCCGAGAACACCAACGTCTCCGTCGTGGACGTGGAATCCGGCGAGACCGAGCGCTGGACCGACGCCGCGACCGCGGGCCTGCCCAAAGAGTCCTTCGTGGAACCGGAGTTGGTTCGCTACGAGACGTTTGACGACGACGAGTCGGGCGAGCGCCGCGAGATTCCGGCCTTCTTCTCGGTGCCTGAAGACGCGACACCGGGCGAGACGCCCGTCATCGTGGACATCCACGGCGGTCCCGAGAGCCAACGCCGACCGACGTTCCATCCGGTCAAGCAGTATTTCTTGAACCGCGGCTACGCCTACTTCGAACCGAACGTCCGCGGTTCGACGGGGTACGGCACGGCCTACACCCATCTTGACGACGTGGAAAAGCGCATGGACTCGGTTCGGGACATCGCGGAGGGCGTCGAGTGGCTTCACGACCGGCCCGAAATCGACCCCGAGCGCGTCGTCGCCTTCGGCGGGTCCTACGGCGGGTTCATGGTACTGGCGGCCCTGACGGAGTATCCCGACCTCTGGGCCGCGGGCGTGGACGTGGTCGGCATCGCCAACTTCGTCACGTTCCTCGAAAACACGGGCGACTGGCGGCGCGAACACCGCGAGGCCGAGTACGGGTCGCTGGCCGACGACCGCGAGTTCTTGGAGTCCATCAGTCCCACGAACAACGTCGAGAACATCCGCGCGCCCCTGCTGGTCCTCCACGGCGCGAACGACCCTCGGGTCCCGGTGGGCGAGGCCGAGCAGATAGCCGAGACGGCGGCCGAGCAGGGTGTGCCCGTCGAGAAATTGATTTTCGAGGACGAGGGCCACGGATTCACGAAGTTGGAGAACCGCATCGAGGCGTACACGACGGTCGCCGATTTCCTCGGCAAACACGTCTGA
- a CDS encoding DUF7344 domain-containing protein: MATETTRPSREEVFDAVKNLRRRYVLYYLQRYGGAVDLGELAEQVAAWENDTTVSNVSPGERKSVYSALHQTHLPKLQSAGVLRYDPDRSLVEPTERAERLELQLASDPQTSVPWHRLYLALAAVSLVLLASVWVDLYPFTLLSGVQYALVVISVFGATALCHTYDLRQWRRRADNAAPDFILELND; the protein is encoded by the coding sequence ATGGCTACTGAAACCACACGCCCCTCTCGGGAGGAAGTATTCGACGCCGTCAAGAATCTCCGGCGTCGGTACGTTCTCTACTATCTCCAGCGATACGGCGGCGCTGTTGACCTCGGCGAACTCGCCGAGCAGGTCGCGGCGTGGGAGAACGACACGACCGTCTCGAACGTGTCGCCGGGAGAGCGCAAGTCCGTCTACAGCGCGCTCCATCAGACCCATCTCCCGAAGTTGCAGTCGGCGGGCGTCCTCCGGTACGACCCCGACCGGAGTCTGGTCGAACCCACCGAGCGAGCCGAGCGACTGGAACTGCAACTGGCCAGCGACCCCCAGACCTCGGTCCCGTGGCACCGGCTTTACCTCGCTCTCGCCGCCGTGAGCCTCGTCCTGCTGGCCTCGGTCTGGGTTGACCTCTACCCCTTCACTCTCCTCTCGGGCGTCCAGTACGCACTCGTAGTCATCTCGGTGTTCGGTGCGACCGCGCTGTGTCACACCTACGACCTCCGGCAGTGGCGTCGCCGGGCCGACAACGCTGCGCCGGATTTCATCCTCGAACTGAACGACTGA
- a CDS encoding glycosyltransferase, whose amino-acid sequence MRVAFVSETVAQHRQTGATRRIRRTAEALAGRGHDVVVCCGQWWDGDHETFEQDGVTYRAVTDGRGEGRFAVSLPAALRAADPDVIQATAADPTHVLAAKAASVFLRAPLVVDWYESPQAGDADDPVWRLAATVPELVLVPSETVRTRVRELGADGEAVRVVPNGIDVDAIRAADPREVADIVYSRRLDADANLESLLLALAELRDHDWSAVVIGDGPERDVYERQVRDLRIEDRVSFAGDQPLENRLAAFKGAHVYAQTARREAFPTDLLRALAAGCAGVVEYHVESSAHELVEQEDRAFRTTSEQELTDALITASDMDPMEFNENFAEYDEEQVLDKYLAAYDEAGDRMSWVEPAAVAGGVVLVVVLVALLVFLL is encoded by the coding sequence ATGCGCGTCGCGTTCGTCTCGGAAACGGTCGCTCAACACCGCCAGACGGGGGCAACGCGACGAATCCGGCGCACCGCCGAGGCGCTCGCTGGCCGGGGTCACGACGTGGTCGTCTGCTGTGGACAGTGGTGGGACGGCGACCACGAGACGTTCGAGCAGGACGGCGTGACCTACCGGGCAGTCACCGACGGGCGCGGCGAGGGCCGATTCGCCGTCTCGCTCCCGGCCGCCCTCCGGGCCGCCGACCCGGACGTGATTCAGGCCACCGCCGCCGACCCGACCCACGTTCTCGCCGCGAAGGCCGCGAGCGTCTTTCTGCGCGCACCGCTTGTGGTGGACTGGTACGAGTCCCCGCAAGCGGGCGACGCCGACGACCCCGTCTGGCGACTCGCTGCGACGGTGCCCGAACTCGTTTTAGTTCCGTCCGAAACCGTCCGGACTCGCGTTCGGGAACTCGGCGCGGACGGCGAGGCGGTCCGGGTCGTGCCCAACGGCATCGACGTGGACGCCATCCGCGCGGCCGACCCCCGCGAAGTCGCCGACATCGTCTACTCCCGGCGACTCGACGCCGACGCCAACCTCGAAAGCTTGCTCCTCGCGCTGGCGGAACTGCGCGACCACGACTGGTCGGCCGTCGTCATCGGCGACGGTCCCGAACGCGACGTGTACGAGCGACAGGTTCGTGACCTGCGAATCGAGGACCGCGTCTCGTTCGCTGGCGACCAACCGCTGGAAAATCGGCTGGCGGCGTTCAAGGGCGCACACGTCTACGCCCAGACCGCCCGCCGCGAGGCGTTCCCGACCGACCTCCTCCGGGCGCTGGCCGCCGGATGTGCGGGCGTCGTGGAGTACCACGTCGAGTCCAGCGCCCACGAACTGGTCGAGCAGGAGGACCGTGCGTTCCGGACCACCAGCGAGCAGGAACTCACCGACGCGCTAATCACGGCCAGCGACATGGACCCGATGGAGTTCAACGAGAACTTCGCAGAGTACGACGAGGAGCAAGTCCTCGACAAGTACCTCGCGGCCTACGACGAGGCCGGAGACCGGATGAGTTGGGTCGAACCGGCCGCGGTGGCTGGCGGCGTCGTGTTGGTTGTTGTGTTGGTGGCGCTTCTGGTCTTCTTGCTGTAG
- the folP gene encoding dihydropteroate synthase, with protein sequence MDYHEAANFLFDLRRFRPKPGTESTAELLAHLGDPHEGVDFVQVAGSNGKGSTARMAERALREADLDVGLYTSPHFDDVRERIRANGRKIPKSALVEYVESVKEYVEDRAADGEAPTFFEVMTGLALWQFGREDLDVAILEVGIGGRYDATSVVDPVASAVTSVTLEHTGIIGETIEEIARDKAHVAPADAPLVTATTGEALDAVREQAGEVVRVGEDAEAPDVQVEYGGRTNHTEAAISLAGPDWSVETEIPLLGEYQAQNAGVAAALARQVAARRDLPETALNEDTLARGLRKADWPGRFEVMGRDPVVALDGAHNPGACEALAETVGEFDGEYDDLHLVFGAMHDKDLRGMAEALPTPDRVVACQPNLDRAEDEAVVARAFEEAGAGEVLTRNAVEGAVENALNAAEEDDLVLVAGSLYAVAEARTRWTRAEIPKRIRNLDDAREALSGADVTDPGVWRMRGKAVHRVLKTRVQVRQARYLKEEMLSLGGECAVSGTNEQDDQNVDVVLMGTLAQFKRLAGKLDGQPYGLSVFADDVREALGIQTESERRGYPWEDGTAVMGILNVTPDSFHDGGRYEAVEDAIARAEEMVEAGADIIDVGGESTRPGADEISVEDEIERVVPVIEAIADLDAAISIDTRKAAVAEAALDAGADILNDVSGLEDPEMRFVAADRDVPIVVMHSIDAPVVPDRDVHYDDVVEDVIEELEEKVLLAEKAGLDREQILVDPGLGFGKESSESFELLGRTDEFHALECPVLVGHSHKSMFDLIGEDDDRTAATVAGTAIAAERGADIVRVHDVAENVAAVNAVEAADTPEQFGE encoded by the coding sequence ATGGACTACCACGAGGCGGCGAACTTCCTGTTCGACCTGCGTCGGTTCCGCCCCAAACCGGGGACGGAATCGACCGCGGAACTTCTCGCCCACCTCGGCGACCCCCACGAGGGGGTCGATTTCGTGCAGGTGGCCGGGTCGAACGGGAAGGGATCGACGGCCAGAATGGCCGAGCGCGCCCTCCGCGAGGCGGACCTCGACGTTGGACTCTACACCTCTCCGCACTTCGACGACGTGCGCGAGCGCATCCGAGCGAACGGTCGCAAGATTCCCAAGTCCGCGCTGGTCGAGTACGTCGAATCGGTGAAAGAGTACGTCGAGGACCGGGCCGCGGACGGCGAGGCCCCCACCTTCTTCGAGGTGATGACGGGACTCGCGCTCTGGCAGTTCGGCCGCGAGGACCTCGACGTGGCGATTCTGGAGGTCGGCATCGGCGGGCGGTACGACGCGACCAGCGTCGTGGACCCCGTCGCCAGCGCGGTCACGAGCGTCACCTTGGAACACACCGGCATCATCGGCGAGACTATCGAGGAAATCGCCCGCGACAAGGCCCACGTCGCGCCCGCGGACGCACCGCTCGTGACCGCGACGACCGGCGAGGCGCTGGACGCGGTACGGGAACAGGCGGGCGAGGTCGTCCGTGTGGGTGAGGACGCCGAAGCGCCGGACGTGCAGGTCGAGTACGGCGGCCGGACCAACCACACCGAGGCCGCGATTTCGCTCGCCGGTCCCGACTGGAGCGTCGAGACCGAGATTCCCCTGCTCGGAGAGTATCAGGCGCAAAACGCGGGTGTGGCGGCCGCGCTGGCCCGACAGGTCGCGGCGCGCCGCGACCTGCCGGAGACCGCGCTGAACGAGGACACACTCGCCCGCGGCCTCCGGAAGGCTGATTGGCCCGGCCGGTTCGAGGTGATGGGCCGTGACCCCGTCGTCGCCCTCGACGGGGCGCACAACCCTGGCGCGTGCGAGGCGTTGGCCGAGACCGTCGGCGAGTTCGACGGCGAGTACGACGACCTCCATCTCGTCTTCGGCGCGATGCACGACAAGGACCTCCGGGGGATGGCCGAGGCCCTGCCGACGCCAGACCGAGTGGTCGCCTGCCAACCGAATCTGGACCGCGCGGAGGACGAGGCGGTCGTCGCCCGCGCCTTCGAGGAGGCGGGCGCTGGCGAGGTGCTGACCCGCAACGCGGTGGAGGGCGCGGTCGAGAACGCGCTGAACGCCGCCGAGGAGGACGACCTCGTACTGGTCGCGGGGTCGCTGTACGCCGTCGCCGAGGCCCGGACGCGCTGGACTCGCGCCGAGATTCCCAAGCGCATCCGGAATCTGGACGACGCCCGCGAGGCACTTTCGGGCGCGGACGTGACTGACCCCGGCGTCTGGCGGATGCGCGGCAAGGCGGTCCACCGCGTGCTGAAGACCCGCGTGCAGGTCCGACAGGCGCGCTACCTCAAAGAGGAGATGCTGAGTCTCGGCGGCGAGTGCGCGGTCTCGGGAACCAACGAGCAGGACGACCAGAACGTGGACGTAGTGTTGATGGGCACGCTCGCGCAGTTCAAGCGCCTCGCCGGGAAACTCGACGGCCAACCCTACGGCCTGTCGGTGTTCGCCGACGACGTGCGCGAGGCGCTGGGCATCCAGACCGAGAGCGAGCGCCGGGGCTACCCGTGGGAGGACGGCACCGCCGTGATGGGCATCCTGAACGTCACGCCCGACTCGTTCCACGACGGCGGGCGCTACGAGGCCGTCGAGGACGCCATCGCCCGCGCCGAGGAGATGGTCGAAGCGGGCGCGGACATCATCGACGTGGGCGGCGAGTCCACTCGCCCCGGCGCGGACGAAATTTCGGTCGAAGACGAAATCGAGCGCGTGGTTCCGGTCATCGAGGCCATCGCAGACCTCGACGCCGCGATTTCCATCGACACCCGCAAGGCCGCCGTCGCGGAGGCCGCCCTCGACGCGGGCGCGGACATCCTTAACGACGTGTCGGGTCTCGAAGACCCGGAGATGCGCTTCGTCGCGGCCGACCGCGACGTGCCCATCGTCGTGATGCACAGCATCGACGCCCCGGTCGTCCCGGACAGAGACGTTCACTACGACGACGTGGTCGAGGACGTAATCGAGGAGTTAGAGGAGAAGGTCCTGCTGGCTGAGAAGGCCGGACTCGACCGCGAGCAGATACTCGTGGACCCCGGACTCGGCTTCGGCAAGGAGAGTTCCGAGAGTTTTGAGTTACTGGGCCGGACCGACGAGTTCCACGCGCTGGAGTGTCCCGTCCTCGTCGGCCACTCCCACAAGTCGATGTTCGACCTCATCGGCGAAGACGACGACCGGACCGCGGCGACGGTGGCCGGGACCGCAATCGCCGCCGAGCGCGGGGCCGACATCGTTCGGGTTCACGACGTTGCCGAGAACGTCGCCGCCGTAAACGCTGTCGAGGCGGCGGATACTCCGGAGCAGTTCGGAGAATAG